In the genome of Haloferax mediterranei ATCC 33500, one region contains:
- the phaP gene encoding PHA granule structural protein PhaP has translation MSEQANPFTQFFQLQRRSIEQSQRSMHQGIEFQKQVTRMMVDGMKAQQSVSRKGTDFARTAVKSYFEMMDSSVPGDNRMYADVKDAMDEQFDSIDEMTEQTWDVMEESFEENADAMDEIMEQSLEYLDDATEVYLEGLQEIEETSAQVTPDTPE, from the coding sequence CCATTCACGCAGTTCTTCCAGTTACAGCGTCGCTCCATCGAGCAGAGTCAGCGGAGCATGCACCAAGGTATCGAGTTCCAAAAGCAGGTAACGCGCATGATGGTCGATGGTATGAAGGCCCAACAGTCAGTTAGCCGGAAGGGAACTGACTTCGCTCGGACCGCGGTCAAGTCATACTTCGAGATGATGGACTCGTCGGTGCCGGGAGACAACCGGATGTACGCGGACGTGAAGGACGCGATGGACGAGCAGTTCGACAGTATCGACGAGATGACCGAACAGACCTGGGATGTCATGGAAGAAAGCTTCGAGGAGAACGCAGACGCCATGGACGAAATCATGGAGCAGTCCCTGGAATACCTAGACGACGCGACTGAGGTTTACCTCGAAGGCCTACAGGAGATAGAGGAGACCTCTGCACAGGTCACACCAGACACGCCGGAGTAG
- a CDS encoding poly(R)-hydroxyalkanoic acid synthase subunit PhaE, with the protein MSQQKGDEWTMYAAEMNETMLAALERNVEAQTQFVESWLDALEETPEMSTETISEGLNGYARAYEVWMNAAEQQFERASDAFEGEDVSANEFRDIWLNSANEAFKEVMGTSAFAAATGQTVEDALEMQREVDEAAQSTLRTLGFATEGDIDEVAERLVELERRQHAVETKLDRLLDAMDVEG; encoded by the coding sequence ATGTCACAACAAAAAGGGGACGAGTGGACGATGTATGCAGCAGAGATGAACGAGACGATGCTTGCGGCACTCGAACGAAACGTCGAGGCACAGACACAGTTCGTCGAGTCGTGGCTCGACGCGCTTGAGGAGACACCCGAGATGTCCACGGAGACGATAAGCGAGGGCCTCAACGGCTACGCTCGCGCCTACGAGGTGTGGATGAACGCCGCCGAACAGCAGTTCGAGCGAGCGAGCGACGCCTTCGAGGGCGAGGATGTATCTGCCAACGAGTTCCGCGATATCTGGTTGAACTCGGCGAACGAGGCATTCAAGGAGGTGATGGGTACCTCCGCGTTCGCCGCCGCGACCGGACAGACAGTCGAAGACGCACTCGAAATGCAGCGGGAAGTCGACGAAGCCGCGCAGTCGACACTGCGCACGCTCGGGTTCGCCACAGAGGGAGACATCGACGAAGTCGCAGAGCGCCTCGTCGAACTCGAACGGAGACAGCACGCCGTCGAGACGAAGCTCGACCGGCTCCTCGATGCGATGGACGTGGAGGGATGA